From the Devosia sp. FJ2-5-3 genome, the window CTGCCTATCACGGAATGGCCGAATTGCCGCCGCGTTCGGCCTGGGCCATCGGTGCGGCCCGGCGGGTCTATCGCGCCATCGGGCAAAAATTGAGGTCAGGCGGGCCGAATGCGTGGGAGCAGCGCGTCTCTACCTCTCGCAATGAGAAGATGGCGCTTCTGCTCAAGTCCTTGGGAGATGTTGCCTGGACGCGGCTGCCAAGGCGCCAGAGCCCGCGCACCGGCCTCTGGCAGCGCCCCGCCTAGTGCGTGGCGGGGCGATCTTCGTCCTTGAGAGCCTGTGGGTCATATGAGCGCTTGTTCACTTCAAGCTCCTTGAGCAGCTTGTCGACTGGCTGGGCATAAACAAAGCCGAACGAGACGCAACCGTCCTTGCCCTGGACAGCATGGTGAAGCCTGTGCGCCTGGTAGACGCGCTTCATGTATCCCTTGCGCGGAATGTGCTTGAAGGGCCAGCGCTGGTGGACCAGTCCATCATGGAAGAAGAAGTAGAGCATCCCATAGATCGTTACGCCGAGGCCCAGCCAGGTCAGCGGCCACCAGGCAAAATGACCGAGGGCGAACATGGCGATGGCGACGCCGGCAAAGACCACGGCGTAGAGATCGTTTTTCTCCAGGGCGTCGTCATGCGGCTCATGGTGGGATTTGTGCCACCCCCAGCCCCATCCGTGCATGATGTGCTCATGCGACCAGGTGGCGAACCACTCCATGAA encodes:
- a CDS encoding sterol desaturase family protein is translated as MDTVLYYLVPTGLVVGSVLFMEWFATWSHEHIMHGWGWGWHKSHHEPHDDALEKNDLYAVVFAGVAIAMFALGHFAWWPLTWLGLGVTIYGMLYFFFHDGLVHQRWPFKHIPRKGYMKRVYQAHRLHHAVQGKDGCVSFGFVYAQPVDKLLKELEVNKRSYDPQALKDEDRPATH